Part of the Spinacia oleracea cultivar Varoflay chromosome 5, BTI_SOV_V1, whole genome shotgun sequence genome, AGTATCAACACGTTACCTCTTTACTTCTTCATTTATGTTTCTGTCTGTTTCGAGTTCTGCAATTTAGGCTTGATTCTCCCTTAGATGTTTGTGTTCTGCATTCatgttaacaattaacaatgtgCATCCACCTCTTCAAAGCTGCCATTTACTACTATACTAAGCTGCTGGATCACCCATTGGATCCTCTTTCTATGTCTTTTGACTTTGAGAATCATATGTGACCACCGACTTTATATAATTATAGCTAGCTTTTTTCAAGCTTCTCTAAGCTCATTTGTATTGTAATATTGATCCTTTTATCGCCTGTTTTCTCTCCTATGGAATGTATAACTCTCTTGATAATCATTTTCTTAAAACTACAGGCTCAGGATATTACTGATTTAGGCTCTCTGAATCAAGCAGCAAAGATCTTTATTCTAGGTATGGTTCCCCTCCTTTCTTTTCAAAACAGAATGGGGAATAACTAATAAGGTAGCCAAATCATTTTGTTAATACATGTCAGACATGCAACTGTTGCTTGATGTTGTTTTGCTGGTTCACAGCTTCCTGATTTGTTTGATGACTTGTTTTAGATTGTTCTTTAGCTTTTTCCTGGTGCcatgataatataaaaattgaGAGTTTTCACTGTAGTCTGAATCTCAGAAAAGGAGGGTGTAGCAGGTTCATCTTGCCCTTTCCCTCATAACTGTAGAGCAAAAGTGTAGTAAATGAGTGTAGGCCAACTAAAATATTGCTTATAACTTCAGTCTAAACTACACCCAAAAAAAGGAAGTGTGCCAGCTATGAGATCATCTCTTTGATCCATCAGAActgaaaaaattgttttttggcAACTGACAATAAGCTAGCTAGCAGATTTCTCAACCAAAACAGTTAAAATCAGAAATTGAGAAAGTACCTTGAGCTTCTTTTCTATATAGCGTGCATAGTCAGTCCACAAATCACTAGATATAGGAAACTTAGTGATAGCACGTTCATATAGAATCTGAACACGCGCAGGGTCACCTGCAGattcttcaaatttcaagtatCTCTGCAGAAACAAAATACATGTTAAAACCAATAAAGGGATAATTTGAGTTCAAGGGAGATAAACAAAATTCTTGCTACCCTCATTATCTTGATAGCTTCCTGTTCGTGCACCCAAAGATGTGAGATCAATCCCTCCAAATGCCATCCATCACCCTCCTCATTCCACCAAGCTGCTACACACTCATTCGCATCCACATTCGTAGGGGCCATAGTGCTAATTCGACCTCCAGGGAGATTTGGTAGCCACCTGGAGGTTGGTTGTTTCCATAGTGCTAATATCTTCACTTTCTGATAATATCTTCAGTGCATTTCCGTTAGTtgtttcctttctggtttgccTTCTCTATCTTGTTTCGTGCTTATGCTTGTAATGTGACAGGTTATAATGAAACTTAATAAAGGGATGAACGGAGCAAAAGGCCTTCCAATATAAAGTTTTCAAGTTCCTTGAAGGTTTCAGACTTTTGAGTCTATGACTTGTATATTCTAGACTCTAGATCACTCAGTGAGCTAACGACCAATTAGAGCCAGGATGAATTTCTTTTTCTCAATCAGATTTGCACTTTGCTTCTATATTTACGGAGTTTTCTGCTCATTGTAATTCTTGTTTATGTGAAAATGTTAAACTGATTTAACGTGTATGATTGTCACTTTGAGTGAATACCTATTATCCTATTTAGTGATTCATTCTTGTAGCAATTGAGTTGGTTTAATGACCTTTTTATTCATGGCTGATTGTGTTTCTTACTTTCTGAACAGGAACTAAAATATGAGTTACAGGACTAAAAGAACATTGGTAGCTATTGACGAAGGGTCGAGCATTGCTGCATCCAAGTCCCCAAAATCTTCTGATCCATCCACCCAAAACTGGGGACCGTTCAGTCCTCCAACACTTGGAGTGTCACAGACATTTGGGACGGTATCACAACCCATTAAGCAACCAGTAGCTGCTAAAAAAACCATGGTTGCACCACAATCATCCTTGCCTCGGCCTACTTCCATGGTTTCAAAGCCACAACTGAAGGCATTATCAAAACCATCCATTACCCAGACAAAACCATCCTCTAAcccattacaacaaccaattccGCCCACTCTTACAGGAACAACACAAAGTAGATGGTATAAAGGACCTACGTTTCCCAATCTGACTGAAATTGCAACACAAAAAGCGTCAACACCGAATCCACACCAGCCTACTATGCAGCCTGTGTTGCAGCCTTTCAAAGCTACCTTGCAGCCTTCTTTGCAGCCTTTCAAAGCTTCCCAACAGCCTCAAACAGCTACCAATCAGCCTCAAAAAACTACCCATCAGCTTCACAAAGCTACACAACAGCCTCAAAAAGCTACACAACAGCCGGTATCTTCTTTTACAAGTGTCAAACCACATTTAGAGAAAAGAGCATTTGTTGCACCTTTGGGAGCAACAAAACATGTGATGTCGCAATCTCCTACACCACCAGACACCATGGCAATGAAAAAGAGAACTGGGAAGCAAGAAGGTCAGTTGCCTCCAACATACATGCATGTGAGTGAGAATGCATTTCAACCTCTGCGATCTCCTCCATCCAATCAGGTTGAGAGTGAAGTTATGCCAAACTACAACTGGGACGAATTTGAAGAATCGGCTTCTGAGAGTGAAAATGAATTTGATCAAGGAGAAGGAAGTGATACTGCTGTGAAGAAAGCAACACTTCGACATCGAATCATTATTCCAAATTGGCCAGAATCGAGGGAGTTTGATGAGAAGGTGGAGGCTATAGCTATAGGTAAACATGTCTCTACATCAAATATGCAAACTGTAAATTATCGATCTTGGTGATTTTTTAGTCTGATTTAGCTCCTGTGACAGATGCTGATGGAATACGACATCTGGTAAAGGGACCAGTTCTGCCTCGAGACGTTTGGCATGATGCAAAGGGGTTCAGATACATTGTCAAGCTCAATGAATTCAACCAACCTATTCGAAAAGGTGGGAAGATCCTTGTGAGCTTCCTTGGAGATATTGCGAAAAATGATTCACTTTGTCCAGTGGGAGTCCCAAGTTGGCGTGCTGTGAACAATCAGTTAAAAACTAATGTTGTTACAATGATTCGGGTATGTGGATTTATTGTTCTTAACACTTATGTTAATTGTAGTTTTATTTTAGCTTGGTTAACTGTGTAATTAGCTTTAAATTTATTCTGTTTCCATCTGTGTTCATCAATCAGTTGCCCGTTTTTCAAGTTTTTATTTGGTCATGGGGGTTCCGACCCCGGGTTAAGTTTCTGCAGAATCACTAAGTTCACCTAGatagttctgatcagatcagtgctgatcagatTAGACAGAtcagtctgatctgatctgatcagaactagctaggcaaattattttgttaacattgtaacttaatttttcctttttttttttgaagaaacattttgtGTTACCTGATGGACCTCTAGTTAACAAGGCACTAGTGATGCGTATTGACAAACCATGGAACAATCATCGATACAAATTGAAGAGGGATTTTTTCGATCCAGTGAATAAATCTCGAGAAGAGAACTATGCCAACGTGCCTGATGGAGTGTCCACTAGGAGTTGGAcggaattggtagattattggcttTTACCAGAGGCCATGGTTTGTGACCCCAAAATATCCTAAATTTAGTAAGTTTTATTTGTTTCACCTATATATGCTAACATTGGTTTCATGAAACTAGGAAAAATATGAAATGGGAAAAAATGCTCGAGCTTTACAAGGCAATAAGCACAACAGTGGTGCTACAAGCTTTGCTAATCGAAGAGTTGATATGGTATGCTTTTCAACCTAGCTATTTGGTTTGTAGCATTTCAATTGCTATAGGTGCTaagtctaaaattcataaacaaatAAGAGTGATATAAaagtctaaaattcataaacaaatAAGAGTAATATTTACTCGTATATGCATATCTAATCTCACACATAAGGACATTCTTTAGTTTTCTAATGTTAAAGTAGAGAAATGTAGAAAAGTTGGCTATGCGGGCAAATGGAATTGAAAGCAGCAGCTGGGAAAATCTTCCTACTTTCCGTTTCTGTTATAAACCATGTTGCAGAAGTATACATTATGTGACTCTTCAAACGTTTTGGAGATAGTTGTCCTAGATTCTCATGAACTTAGAGCTTTTAGGATCAGGAAACGGGGTTACCTGACACTATTACTGTCAAATAGAGTCAACTTTTTAACAGGAACTAAGAAGTATGATTCTGGAGGGTGGTCTGGGGATGGGAGCGGGTGTGCGTGGCTACTCCAAGTTTAAAGTAGAAAAAATCAGAAAGCAGAGGCAATGAAGTCCATCTGCAGTGCATGAAGCTGCAAAAACTATTCAATTTAAACAACAAAGGCAGTATTTCATTCTATTACATTATCCCCATAAACTTCAGGCGATAAAAAATTGTTCACAAAGTTCTAACTAAAAGTCAATAACAAAGAATAAaaattatgcataattaagcatAACTAATCATTATTCGATCTGCATTTTTACAACAAAAACCCTGCAATGATAATCAATTAATTGTGAACGAAACATGTTTAGCTGTTAGTCTGTAGGTGTAGCCTGTAAATTACATTGTTGGTCTTAGTGAGAACAGATCAAGTAAGTAGCTGTTAACAGATAAATTGTTATGGAGATCTATGTTTGAGATAGGCCAGCAATTAATGGTTCTTGCATTTGCTCTGAACACACTAAAATGCAAATTCACAATGAAATGACAAAGAGTTGATTCTGCTACGTATCCAATAACATATTCTGGTATTACACAAATGGAAGAAAAGTCATATACAGAGTAGTCATATATTCTGGGATTAGTTATCTTTATCTACTTTCTTGAAATCCAGGAAGCAACAATGGAGTTAGGGCAACTGTAGGCAGAAACTTTATCGGAGATGCGGCCTTGTGAGCTGCATATGCAAGTGAAAATGTCCCAACTTTCTCACTTGTTTCAGTTGATGATATTCCCAACTATTGAAGTAAGGCTGAGACATCAAAACCAGCATTAATAAGAGCATAGCATAATGTAAATAAAATTAGAGATGATGTGAAGTGCGGCCTTGTGAGCTGCAAATGTTGCAAATCAACACCATTATTATTTCTAATTTGAGATTAATCAAGCACAACAGCCTAAACATGACTAATTCAAGAGTAAATCAATTACACAAATTCAAACCTATCCAATCAACAAACAACCAACAACATTCCTTTCTCTATTAacatttcaaccaaaataacAAAGCTTCACCTCACCACCACCAGTCCACCATATAATTTATTCCCGAAATAATGTCTTTGATCCTTTAAAATGAGTTTTTGATAATTGGTCAAGCCATTCAGCACTAAAACTCACTAATTTAGCTAAATTCTAGCTGACATCAAAAGTTAACAACCAACTAACTAATATGGTTCTTTCCTAAACATCTCACTCGAAACCAATTAAGTATTCATTCAGCAAACCATATATGTTCCAGGAAATTCTAATCCCCTTCATGATGACATACATTGTTCTAGAACTTTTGATAATTGATCAAGCCATTCAGCACTAAAACTCACTAATTTAGCTAAATTCTAGCTGACATAAAAAGTTAACAACCAACTAATCCGGTTCTTTCCCAAACATCTGACTCGAAACCAATAAAGTATTCATTCAGGAAACCATATATGTTCCAGGAAATTCTAATCCCCTTCATGATGACAATACATTGTTCTAGAACTGAAAACCAACAGGAAATCCAAGCTCGCTAAAGGATATACAGAAGCCAAAATCAATAAACACAACAATAACAGAATAAAACGTATGTAAACGGCTGCAAGAACAACATACCATACAGAGAACATCCATGACACTCTTGGCCACCACTTTCAGGCAACAGCTTGACCCTAAACTTCTGAACTCCACTCTTAGCATCGGTATTCGACTCTGCCTTCGGCGCTGCCCTCACAACCTTCAAAGAGTTAGGCttttccttctccttctccttcttatGAGGGGAAATCGGAACCCTATGGTGCCCGTGGGACAGCGTCGAAGTCGTCCAATTGGTCTGggttttcattttatttactcacTTAGTAGTCAAATTATCTGTCAATGTTTACATTATCAGATTATAAGAATCGATAGATTATCTGTTAGTCCTCTGTCAAAAGCATAGAGGCCAGCTGGGATCATGGGATTCATCAATGTccatattgattttaattattggatCATGTAAGATAAACTAAAAACAATGCAAAGAAAATGTACCTGCAAACAAGTTTGCAAAAACTTATTTACCTAATATCTTAATAACTAGAACTAATATTTGCCACTTGTTACAGAAACAAAACAAACTGAATACAGGTATAAAGCAACTATTGGCTGATATTTCTTCTGTTTATTATCTTCCCTGCATCTACAAGGAAACGTACTCCTGAATTGCCCTTAGCCTGACACAATTAGCAGAGAGCTTGCTGATGTCACTGCCTCTGTTGCCGACTCTGTCACCCCTTGCAAAGTGGCAATGCACCCAGCAACCCTACTACGGGGATAACAACTCAAAGTGTTAAACAAATATAGTGATAGTCGGTTTAAGAACTTCAAAATTTcagttttcaatttatttttttcctgaaattgcagaaagagaagaaaggagTGTTTAGCGAATTGGCATTTTTCAAATCAGTTTACGCCAAAGAAGATGGAAGCTTTAAAGAGGGCACACTTCCTCATCAATTTGTGGTATCattgcattgagctaatcctaTAAATCAATCTTGTCTCTTGaagtctatttatttttttctttgcttaATTGTACATAGTATTCTTGGTTAATAGATTTTGAGTGATCTTTTCATATTATATAACAGGAGGATGCCAACAAAAAGGTCCAAGAAAATCTTGCGAGTTCCTCTTCTTCAAAGCCCGTAATTGAAATTGAGAATGCAGTCTTTAATGAGCTCATGTATAAAGGTGAAGTACCTAAACGTCCTCTGAATTATGGATTTGGAGTGAAGCAAAGCGACATCTTTGGAGTGGAAGGTTTGCTGAGGAAAGAAGGGTCAAGCTATGTTAACAACAATGCTATGGAAGTGGAGAACATGAAAGGTGAAATATCAGTTGTCAAGAAGCAAAATGTGGACCTTGCGCAACAAAATCAAGTTCTAAACACCAAGTTTGAAGAAACAACACAATCATTTAAAATGATTGCTTCTTTTTTGGGACAAGTTTTGAAGGAAGTACGCAAAGGGAATGTTTCATCGAACCTTTTAGATGGTGCGGAATCAGCAATAAATATGGTTAGTTATTTCTGGAAATTATTCTGATTGAGCATCATGTATCATTACCTGAAATGTGGCATATCTAATTTACATATTAAAATGCTTTTTGTAGATTACTGATGATTCTGGTGGCAATGGTGACAACCAGGCCGAGAAATGAGACTTTAACACTATTGCCAAATGCAAGTTAATTTCATATGGAATTAATTAACTGCATTTCATGCTTTATAGATAAACTTATAGCTGAAACAAGCTTTATAGTTGTCGATTATTTATGGATGATGGTGAGATTAGAAGGTAGATGTTTAGATTTAGTATTATCATAATAAGGTATTATGTTGATATTAGCTGAAACACGAGTTTGGTGTTAGGTCTGGGTTGTTAACAAACTATGGTTTCTGTTAGTTAATTTATGATGCTCCTTCTGTAATGCGTAAAGAAAACACAGTGTTAAATGTCAATCCAAGACAACAGCGACTCCGACTTACTCTCCTGATAAAACCTCATTCGAACTCTGACCATGAGTGAGAGATAAGTCTGAAATCAACTACtataaaaagttttagttgccaTAGAAATTGCTCATAGTATAAGCTTGTTTTCTGTTTGATTGACTTCTATAGTCTGTTTCGTTTTTGGTCTGCTCACTCATAGTACTATCTTAGAAAAATCGTATCAATCTGTTTTTCCTTATCCGTTTCTGGTTGTAACTGTTGCTTCGCCCTCTCAAAGTTGTCCACCATTGGAAGAAGACTCTCAATTACTTCTCCCTGTGCATCGCTTCGAACTGATAGTCTCTCTTTACCTGATCTCCTTCTAAAGTTATCAAAGTCAGCTTGCAGGCGGATAAATCTATCCTTTCCAGAAGTTATCTTTTCTGTCAAAGTTGATAATTTCTCAACCAACTCGTTCTTTTCTGTTTCTAGTCGGTAAACAGCGATCTCTATTCTGTAATGGTCTGATAATCCCCAGTTAAACAGCGTCCTTATAATATTTAGTGAGAGTTTCCACACTTTCCCACATATTCTTGGTACTTGTCTCTTCTTCTGTTTCCCCAACTTCCTCCTCTAGCATTTCCTCATCCATCTAAAATCACCAGTAAAAAGAAAATCATAAGAAATGAATACCAATTACCAATAAATGAATACCAAGTACAAATTCTTTAGCTATTGTACTTGTAAGCATCACTTGCTTTGCTTCTCATCACGCCTGAATATTATatcaaaggaaaaaagaaagttcTTGGGGTCTTAATCTAAATCTATAACTGACAAGAGGAACTAAACTCGAAAGATTAAGAATCTACAGCTTTGATAACATGAGAAAACTGAATCTGCTGCTACTGCTACTGTTGTTGAGGTCCTGATGTTGAGGTCCTGCTACTGCTACTGAATCTGAAAACTGAAAGTTCTTGAGGTCCTGCTGTTGTAGCTGCTGCTACTGCTCAGTCTTGGTGTTGCGTAGTTTTGCAGGTTTGCAGTCAGTCAGGCATACTGTTCTGCTCAGGCTGGCTTGTTGTTGTGCAGTTCTTTTGTGCAAACCTTGTGTTGTTCAGTCTGGTTCTGCTGTGTAGCTTGTTGGGCTGgtgtcttgttttttttttttttggttttcaaatgGGCAAGCCTGATAATTAAAGAAAGTCACAGTTTAAGCAGCAAGTTAATGAACATCAGAGGCTAAGGATAAGAAAGCCATTATGACTAAGGTAAGACTATATACCTTTTTCCTTCCTAACTTGTCACCTAACCACCCAAAGATGAGTTGCCCAGCAAAGGTACCACACAAGGCCACATTCATGGGTATAAACCCTGGGCTAGTTGGATTTGGCTCAGTGTAATAGAGACGGCCTAAGATTTTGGTCACCACAGATATGGAGAAAAGCTCATAGACATTAGTAAAGAAGCCCATACCAAGAATCATGAAAACTTTCAAGTGGTACCATTGTGTCTTTGCTACGTCAAGTACACTTAGCACTTTTAACTTTTGTCTCTTCGCCATTGATTAGGAAGTAGGAACTAACCTTTAATTCATACAGGGAAAAAACAAGGCAAAAATCAAATGTTAATGTTTAAAGTGTTATTATACAAGCATTACAAATTTGtaaaaaatgaccttttataactcaaattttgcgagttTGGCTGGTGTCGTTGTAGAATGTTttagtgttttttgtttttgcttggGTGCGGGCTGTGCTCCCTTAGCTTTTGTTTCCCTTGTTGTTTTCTGTTGGTTGTTGTTTGGGTTTCTACCTTTGGTAATTAAGTTAACTAATTtaccaataatatatatatatatatatatatatatatatatatatatatatatatatatatatatatatattcattatTCATGTCTATATTTCTAATAGTCATGCATTTTTCCCTTGATTAATAGTTgatattattttgagaagacgACTAGTAGTTAGGATCAAGCTGGTTAGGATTACTGTTAATTTTCCCTTGATTTTATGGAATGTTCATCATACTATATTTGacattaaattttctttgcagattattgatgattcaagtggtaATAGTAAATGTAGATCAAGAGATGAACAAGTTATCTTGAAGCTAAGCTAGCATAACGATATGTTTACTTGTTCGTAGTCaggaagttgtttttatttagttttggactatcttgtagaaaaaatgataatgctagttagaaagttatttgttttaaaatatcgcttttatttcagtttgactagactctgcgaattaatttaatgtatagATGATTTTTATCACTTTTCCTAAATTAACTACTTAAGTATATATGAATCATAGCAAGTTAATATGTTGCTTTAAGATATATAGTATACGTACGTAGTAAGTTAAtgtatttgattatgattaattatctatggtcgatatatatttttatagataattcatgattttagattaatatatatatatatatatatatatatatatatatatatatatatatatatatatatatatatatatatatatatatatgaaaaaaatatgatgcaaattgtgacgttCCAAAGCGTCTaaattattatgtatatatgaaaaataatatgatgcaaattgtgacgctccaaagggtctaaattattttggagggaatgggGGGACCTCGCACGAAAGTGAACATATAGTGACTCTAATAAGAGTCTATATATTTCGGGTGTCTAAAGCGTCTCTATGTGGTTTATAGTGGCGGAAAAATGTGTCTATACACGtgcaaatagtgacgctttATACAGTCTAAATATTGCGACTCTCTAAAGAGTCACTATATCCCAAATAGCGACGGAGAAATATGTcgatattttgcaaattgtgacgctctaaagcgtcggtaaatagcggcaatgaaaatagcgaccctctcccaaagcgtcgctatgtgaaatagcgacactgtagagcgtcacaatttgtcccaaaaagcgtcacaatgtgccgcgtttttttgtagtgagtagattggtggactcattgccacccgcggtttttatcccttttgGGTTTTCCGtgtcaccatctcttgtctcgtctctctttattttttgtcatttatttcctgtcatttgattactttattttatctagtcgtctatgtaccaaccaaaggtcgtccattcgaaatttggcataaacaacaAGTATCGTACTCTTGCCATGCAACATTTTTATGGTATGATGATCAATATAATTATTAACTTATAAATTCAACAggtttattatattatttctattATGATGTTGAAGGTGAAGATAATACGACGGTCGAGTCCTTGCAATATGATCTAGCTTTGGTTCAATCTGCAACCAACAATTTTTCAAATGAGAATAAAATAGGCCAAGGTGGATTTGGAATCGTCTACAAGGTAATTTTCTATTACCCTAGCTACAATAATTAAGTGAAGTATTTCTTTACTAGCCTCCTCGGTTTTTAAGTTGCACGATATTTTGCAATATTCATAATATTTAAGTTTTAGACAacatttgttatttgttaatgAGATATGGTCTCTTCTGGACTATGAGTATATGAATGATCCTGGCCTctacttttaaattttaatcaCAGGGTACGTTATTGAATGGACGAGAAATAGCAGTGAAGAGGTTGTCTAGACGAGCTAACCAAGGCGAATTGAAGAAGAATTCAAAAATGAGGTGTTGTTAGTAGCAAAGCTTCAACTCAGAAATTTGGTTAGGCTTTTGGGATTTTGCTTAACGGAAGAAGAAAAACTACTTATCTACGAATTTGTCCCTAACAGAAGCCTGGAAAAAATACTTTTTGGTATGCTatatttcaaatttaatttattctCAATGTGTAGTTGTTGTATTCAATTGTTTTCTTGAGTCATGCtgatatgcaattatatatagaTCGTGAAAAGAGCATACAATTAGACTGGAGAAGTCGTTACGAAATTATAGAAGGAATTGCTAGAGGAATGCTTTATCTCCATGAAGATTCTCGTCTCAAAATTATACATCGCGATCTTAAAGCGAGTAGCGAGTAATATCTTGTTAGATGCTGATATGAATCCAAAGGTTTCAGATTTTGGCACGGCCAGGATTTTTGGGGCCGATCAAACCCAAGAGCTCACAAGCAAGGTTGTGGGAACGCTGTAAGTTCTTATTTTTTCTTATGTCAACCTAGTTAGTTCAACTAAAATAAACCAATGCGTACTATTAGCACAATCATGTTGTTCTAACAACTTGTCcacgaatttaataaataatattgaaaTATTTGAAATACATGCATAAAAGTACAATATATAACTGCAATTGTTGATCTATCTACTAAAAGTAGGTAGCTTCATCAAATCAAGAACGATTCAACTTTGATGGGCATCTTAGAAATTCCATGAGCACTTGATAAAACATTAATTGTGACCTTAAATGAATTCCATGTCGTTAGAATTGCTTAcctattattatatttttatttttcaacaaGACTTAGATTATTGTATTATATTACTTTGAGTCTTTGACATTATAATTCATTGAATCTAtcctaatattttaaaataaaatattttacttGCCACTTGTCAACTTCTTGGATTTCTATTTTTCTTTCCTTTAATGATTTATCCTCAAATTCTAATTtaactttgaaaaaaaaattgcatgaCTCTCCTATGTTTTTCattaatatactccgtattatatacAATcataatatccttttcatcattggtagaataattaataattcattATGCCTTCAACTTGTATATCAAAGTATATTATGTacgtttaattaaaatatataactGTACATAAcacggactaaaatctagttgtaTGTagcaaattaaataaatggttCAATGTTTAAGATTCTTTTTAATaggaaaaaaaagtaaaattaaGTGTGACTATGTGTACATCTTATACGGTAATGGCATGCTGAT contains:
- the LOC110799427 gene encoding uncharacterized protein isoform X1, producing the protein MSYRTKRTLVAIDEGSSIAASKSPKSSDPSTQNWGPFSPPTLGVSQTFGTVSQPIKQPVAAKKTMVAPQSSLPRPTSMVSKPQLKALSKPSITQTKPSSNPLQQPIPPTLTGTTQSRWYKGPTFPNLTEIATQKASTPNPHQPTMQPVLQPFKATLQPSLQPFKASQQPQTATNQPQKTTHQLHKATQQPQKATQQPVSSFTSVKPHLEKRAFVAPLGATKHVMSQSPTPPDTMAMKKRTGKQEGQLPPTYMHVSENAFQPLRSPPSNQVESEVMPNYNWDEFEESASESENEFDQGEGSDTAVKKATLRHRIIIPNWPESREFDEKVEAIAIDADGIRHLVKGPVLPRDVWHDAKGFRYIVKLNEFNQPIRKGGKILVSFLGDIAKNDSLCPVGVPSWRAVNNQLKTNVVTMIRKHFVLPDGPLVNKALVMRIDKPWNNHRYKLKRDFFDPVNKSREENYANVPDGVSTRSWTELVDYWLLPEAMVCDPKIS
- the LOC130461138 gene encoding uncharacterized protein, translated to MGKNARALQGNKHNSGATSFANRRVDMKEKKGVFSELAFFKSVYAKEDGSFKEGTLPHQFVEDANKKVQENLASSSSSKPVIEIENAVFNELMYKGEVPKRPLNYGFGVKQSDIFGVEGLLRKEGSSYVNNNAMEVENMKGEISVVKKQNVDLAQQNQVLNTKFEETTQSFKMIASFLGQVLKEVRKGNVSSNLLDGAESAINMITDDSGGNGDNQAEK
- the LOC110799427 gene encoding uncharacterized protein isoform X2; the encoded protein is MVAPQSSLPRPTSMVSKPQLKALSKPSITQTKPSSNPLQQPIPPTLTGTTQSRWYKGPTFPNLTEIATQKASTPNPHQPTMQPVLQPFKATLQPSLQPFKASQQPQTATNQPQKTTHQLHKATQQPQKATQQPVSSFTSVKPHLEKRAFVAPLGATKHVMSQSPTPPDTMAMKKRTGKQEGQLPPTYMHVSENAFQPLRSPPSNQVESEVMPNYNWDEFEESASESENEFDQGEGSDTAVKKATLRHRIIIPNWPESREFDEKVEAIAIDADGIRHLVKGPVLPRDVWHDAKGFRYIVKLNEFNQPIRKGGKILVSFLGDIAKNDSLCPVGVPSWRAVNNQLKTNVVTMIRKHFVLPDGPLVNKALVMRIDKPWNNHRYKLKRDFFDPVNKSREENYANVPDGVSTRSWTELVDYWLLPEAMVCDPKIS